AGTGATACGGGGAGCGGTCACGTCACCAAGGATTCTCTCTGAGACCATGGAAAAAACGTCGTATCTGCTCAGGCACCTGGAGAGGCTCTTCTATGGCATCGCCTACACAAGCGAGCTCACGCCCCGGACACGGGACATGGTCCTGAGCTATGGAGAGCGCTTTTCCGTGAGGATCATGGAGGGCGTGTTCCTCTCAGGCGGCATCCAGGCAAAAGCCCTCGATGCCGACGATCTCGGCATAATCACCGACGGCGAGTATGGGAACGCCACGGCTGATCTCAAAGAAACGGGGAGGCATATCAGAAAAAAGCTTCTCAAGATAATTGACGAGGGAGCCATTCCGCTGGTGACGGGATTCTTCGGCAGAACGCCCCAGGGCCACACGACTCTTTTCGGCTTCGGGGGCAGTGATTACTCGGCGGCCATAGTGGCCCATGCCCTCGATGCCGATGTGATAGAGGTGTGGAAGGACGTGGACGGCTTCATGAGCGCCCAGCCTTCACTTGTGCCGGAAGCCCACCTCATTGACAGGCTCTCCTACGAGGAGGCGGCAGAGCTCGCCTATTTCGGCGCCAAGATTCTTCATCCCAGGATAGTGGGGCCTGCCGAGCTGAAGAACATCCCCATAAGGATCAAGAACACGCTCAAGGCTTCGGAGAAGGAGACGGTCATCTGGAAAGAGGGCTATGAGAGCGGCGACATCATCAAGAGCGTCACCTACAGCCGTGAAATCGGGGTTCTGAGGGTGTGGGGCGGGGGAGTGGGCTACAAGCCCGGCGTGATGAAGGACCTTGTGACGGCCATTGCGTCCATCGGGGTGAACATCAAGTCGGTCATCACGGCACAGACCTGCATCAACATACTGCTGGAGCAGCATGACCTTGATGCCTGCTATCAGGCTCTCAGGGAAGTAAAGAGCACCTCCGTCGAGGATATAGAAAAGGCAAATGATCTCGCCCTTGTGGGCGTCGTAGGCGAGGGACTTGCCACCACCGAGGGGCTTGCCGCAAGGGTCTTCACCTCCGTCGCGAGAAAGGGCATCAATGTGGAGATGATCTCTTTCGGCGCCCGCGTGGCCTTTTATCTCCTCGTGAAGGAGAACCTGCTGGAGGAGACGATCAGGGCCATTCATAACGAGTTTTTCAACAAGCTTATCGCATGAACGTTCTTTTCTATGTCACAGGCCACGGGTACGGTCATGCCTCGAGGGCTTCGGAGCTGATAAGGCGCCTCATCCAAGAGCTCCCCGGCTCCCGGATCTACGTGAGGACCTCCGTGCCTTCATGGTTCTTTGAGCAGACCCTGGGCCATGCGGCACCTGTCACGATAATTC
The Candidatus Eremiobacterota bacterium genome window above contains:
- a CDS encoding aspartate kinase; its protein translation is MLKVMKFGGSSLDDAKSLNDIKNIISAEEGSKAIVLSALKGITRELTEALDRVLKDEKEIDPVINSISSRHYTVIRGAVTSPRILSETMEKTSYLLRHLERLFYGIAYTSELTPRTRDMVLSYGERFSVRIMEGVFLSGGIQAKALDADDLGIITDGEYGNATADLKETGRHIRKKLLKIIDEGAIPLVTGFFGRTPQGHTTLFGFGGSDYSAAIVAHALDADVIEVWKDVDGFMSAQPSLVPEAHLIDRLSYEEAAELAYFGAKILHPRIVGPAELKNIPIRIKNTLKASEKETVIWKEGYESGDIIKSVTYSREIGVLRVWGGGVGYKPGVMKDLVTAIASIGVNIKSVITAQTCINILLEQHDLDACYQALREVKSTSVEDIEKANDLALVGVVGEGLATTEGLAARVFTSVARKGINVEMISFGARVAFYLLVKENLLEETIRAIHNEFFNKLIA